In Anopheles marshallii chromosome X unlocalized genomic scaffold, idAnoMarsDA_429_01 X_unloc_1, whole genome shotgun sequence, the genomic window GGCTCTAGCGTTGATCCAAGAATGTGTTCTGAAAGAAATACAGTCAAGATTGTGTTACGCACTCTGCTATCAGAGCGCTCATGGTGCGAGACGTTAATAATcgcgttttattttacatttgcgTATAAGCAgtgtttaatttatcattcgaCTATGCGAAAGTATCAACGTGATTTCCGTGTGTTTGGAAATCGAGTTTTGTTATCTTGTGGTGATTATGGGaagaataatggttttttGATACTTTCcagtattaatttaatataaggAAATACattttgtcctttttatgTATGTTACGCACGTTGTGTATGATAACAATTCATATTTCAAATGTTCCTGGAAAAAATTATGGAAAAGTCACTAGGTgttaaatgcttttttatcaTAACGGCGTGCAGCTTGTTGTTTACACGATGAATCCTGTAAgtaaaaagttaattttggTTAGGGCTACATCAGTAAAACTAACGGTGGGTATGTTTATATTTCAGAAACACGATAAAGAGAATACTGCTGCAAGCAATAACCGTAACAACGATGTAAGTATGTACATGAGCAAACATAACGAAGTTGAGTGCTATTGTATGTTAAGAATCCGAAAACTATCATTGTATTGTGTTTGATGTTGTACGCTACACTCATAGTTCACGGAATGATATGAATTTTCCAGCcagtacaataaaaaacagtGCCAAATGAACATAACACTCAGTTATGTTCAGCTTCAATTATGCTAGCTATATTTGATTGTGTGATTTGTTAGTTCAATTACCGATTTTACCTGATTTCTATAACTATCTATTTGATGTCATGAACGTATAACTATAACCTTGAATTAAATGAAGTTTTACaacgtttatttatattttttataggaCTCTGCACATCACGCACACTATCAATTTGATCACACTTATACACCACTTATGTATGAGGTATCTTCttcgaaaacaagaaaacgttATGCAAGCCATGCAACTTCGAAAATGAAGTTAAAGACTCTGAAAGATTCCCGATTGTCGATTCAGGATCATTCGTATAGTTCAGCGACATTACCTGTGCAGTTCTCGCTAGCTATTACTTCATCAGCCGTGCCTGCACGTTCGAAAACATCAGCTTACAGACGTAAAATACCAGCCATACGTGCAGAGTTTGAAACACCAGTGAATGCTTCTAGTTCGAAGGCTCTACCTACTGCTCCATCGTCCGCAACACCAACTGTACCTGAAAGGTATATTGCTCCAACCATTCCGTGCAGTTCAAAGCTACATATTGCTCCATCGTTCACTACACCAACTGTACCTGAAAGGTATGAAACTCCAGCCATTCCTTGCTGTTCGAAGGCTTTACCTACTGCTCCATcttccaaaacaacaaccataccTGTAAGTTGTAAGACACCGGTCAGTTATACAAGAACAGAAACTGTTCCTTCAGGCTTTGAAGCTGAAACCATACCATTAGCATCTACATCTCAAACTGTTACGGCTACCGTTTATGACCAGCATATCCTTTCAAACCCATCATCACCTCTAGAAATCACCCCAACAAAAGAATCTGACCTTCTCACTAATTTGCATCCTTTGCAGAATGAACATACATTATCGTATATCGTGCCCTCGAATCAGTCTTCTGGAACAGAAAGTTCACACTACATGCACATTATTGAAAAGGAGCTAAAAGCTCTTCGACAAGGCCAAGAATATTTGCTAACTACTTTCGAGTGTGCTATGGAAGCTGTTGGTGCTTTAACACCATCTACTTCTTTTAGCATGCAACCGATTAAATCTAAGGAGTCGATGGTAGAATTTGATACCCGACTTGCCGAACCAGATTACATGGCACAAGTGATAGCGTATTTAAAACGAACGACAGGGGAATATCGTCCTATCAATTTGATGCACCGATCCATAGATTTGCTGTTCGATTTGGAGTTTTTCGCATCCTGCAGTTGGAGTGGAATAGGCATTCCTAACCCAAAAATCCCTTTCAAAGTTCATACCAATAT contains:
- the LOC128716749 gene encoding uncharacterized protein LOC128716749; its protein translation is MNPKHDKENTAASNNRNNDHILSNPSSPLEITPTKESDLLTNLHPLQNEHTLSYIVPSNQSSGTESSHYMHIIEKELKALRQGQEYLLTTFECAMEAVGALTPSTSFSMQPIKSKESMVEFDTRLAEPDYMAQVIAYLKRTTGEYRPINLMHRSIDLLFDLEFFASCSWSGIGIPNPKIPFKVHTNILKLFGLLGTTDGVEFPEWSIREYFKDKFYHAKQRLQNYKRIRTSSPRPFTRSNRLSARKNALENQANPQSSFSGVSGAPEST